A window of the Lactuca sativa cultivar Salinas chromosome 7, Lsat_Salinas_v11, whole genome shotgun sequence genome harbors these coding sequences:
- the LOC111875957 gene encoding triosephosphate isomerase, cytosolic-like, translating to MEVVVSPPFVFLTSVKSELRPEIQVAAQNCWVKKGGAFTGEVSAEMLANLGVPWVILGHSERRALLNETNEFVGDKVAYALSQGLKVIACVGETLEQREAGTTMEVVAAQTKAIAGNYFKTKLTSTVCQKSKILFYL from the exons ATGG AGGTGGTGGTGAGCCCTCCTTTTGTGTTTCTTACCTCTGTTAAAAGTGAATTGAGGCCTGAAATCCAAGTTGCAGCTCAAAATTGTTGGGTTAAGAAGGGTGGTGCATTCACCGGTGAGGTTAG TGCTGAGATGCTTGCCAATTTGGGTGTCCCTTGGGTCATCCTAGGTCACTCTGAAAGGAGAGCCCTATTGAATGAAACTAATGAG TTTGTTGGAGACAAGGTTGCATACGCACTATCTCAAGGTTTGAAGGTTATTGCTTGTGTTGGGGAGACTCTTGAGCAACGAGAAGCTGGAACCACCATGGAAGTTGTTGCTGCACAAACCAAAGCAATTGCTGgtaattattttaaaactaaACTTACTTCTACTGTatgtcaaaaatcaaaaatcttgTTTTATCTTTGA